A window of the Butyricimonas virosa genome harbors these coding sequences:
- a CDS encoding RagB/SusD family nutrient uptake outer membrane protein, translating into MNIKDIFKWVILAVWTLSWGGCSDFLNEESQDEVIPKTVTDFSELLMGSGYPSVSNYPGAICAQLDDDKEMNWLGQELVGNVLGSTEAEAWFPMFTWQPDMFRRNEGVVLASTEYYQFYERIKGCNAVLDYIGDAIGTEAEREKVQAEALALRAYYYFWLVNLYGEPYNYNKTALGVPLKLVSAVNEEIGGPRETVEKVYERILEDLNASARLFEKYEVVIGNYRINLPAVKVLLSRVYLYMEQWSDAAQAATEAIRLGKGLSDLTSLEDGDFAGMNSYTMNETLWIFGSSIASFSSAFTFSSDLLSLYTANDKRMGMYIIEDYAAGGKFRGYIYNKYGVEGEPRQCLRLSEAYLNRAEAYAQMPDKSAEALSDLNELRKKRIEGYEDVNITDPVALLDTIRKERRLELCFEGHRWFDLRRYGMPEIKHVYQESETAPKMVYTLKEKDRMYTLPIPPSVMEKNRQLVQNVSDSEPLRQGVVE; encoded by the coding sequence ATGAATATAAAAGATATATTTAAGTGGGTGATTCTTGCGGTGTGGACTTTGTCGTGGGGAGGTTGTTCCGATTTTTTAAATGAAGAATCGCAGGATGAGGTTATTCCTAAAACGGTTACGGATTTTAGCGAGTTGCTGATGGGGAGCGGTTATCCCAGTGTGTCTAATTATCCCGGGGCGATTTGTGCCCAGTTGGATGATGATAAAGAGATGAACTGGTTGGGACAGGAATTGGTGGGAAATGTTTTGGGAAGTACGGAAGCTGAGGCGTGGTTTCCTATGTTTACTTGGCAGCCGGATATGTTCCGACGGAACGAAGGAGTTGTATTGGCTTCCACGGAATATTACCAGTTTTACGAGAGGATCAAGGGATGTAATGCCGTGTTGGATTATATTGGTGATGCAATCGGCACGGAAGCCGAACGTGAAAAAGTGCAGGCCGAGGCTTTGGCATTAAGGGCTTATTATTATTTTTGGTTGGTGAACTTGTATGGTGAACCTTATAATTATAATAAGACGGCATTGGGTGTTCCCTTGAAGTTGGTTTCCGCTGTAAACGAGGAAATCGGTGGTCCCCGGGAGACCGTGGAAAAGGTATACGAACGGATTTTAGAAGATTTGAATGCTTCTGCACGTTTGTTCGAGAAATATGAGGTCGTGATAGGGAATTATCGAATAAATCTTCCTGCCGTGAAGGTTTTATTATCCCGCGTGTATCTTTACATGGAACAATGGAGTGATGCAGCACAAGCGGCTACGGAGGCTATTCGCTTAGGTAAGGGATTGAGTGATCTGACTTCTTTGGAAGACGGTGATTTTGCGGGTATGAATAGTTATACAATGAATGAAACTTTATGGATTTTTGGAAGTAGTATCGCTAGTTTTAGTAGTGCTTTTACTTTTAGTTCGGACTTGTTGAGTTTGTATACGGCTAATGATAAGAGAATGGGGATGTATATTATTGAGGATTATGCTGCGGGAGGAAAGTTTAGAGGGTATATTTATAATAAGTATGGTGTTGAGGGTGAACCGAGACAGTGTTTGCGTTTATCGGAAGCTTATTTGAATCGAGCTGAGGCTTATGCCCAGATGCCGGATAAAAGTGCGGAGGCATTGTCTGATTTGAATGAACTTCGAAAAAAACGTATCGAGGGGTATGAAGATGTAAATATCACGGATCCCGTGGCATTATTGGATACGATTCGTAAGGAACGGCGTTTGGAGCTTTGTTTTGAAGGACATCGTTGGTTTGACTTGCGGCGTTATGGTATGCCAGAGATCAAGCATGTTTATCAGGAGAGTGAGACCGCCCCGAAGATGGTGTACACGTTGAAGGAAAAGGATCGGATGTATACGCTTCCGATCCCTCCGAGTGTGATGGAAAAGAATCGTCAATTGGTGCAGAACGTTTCTGATAGCGAACCTTTAAGACAAGGAGTTGTAGAATAA
- a CDS encoding ABC transporter ATP-binding protein, with protein MENSIVKVEHLSHRYSVQWAIRDIDFEINQRGILGLLGSNGAGKSTTMNIICGVLKQTEGNVYINGINLRENPVEAKKNVGFLPQKAPLHLDFTVDEYLTYCAELHMVDKTRIKAAVDEAKERCGITHFSKRVLRNLSGGYQQRVGIAQAIVHNPKFVVLDEPTNGLDPNQIVEVRHLIKEIAEERSVLLSTHILSEVQATCREIKMIENGQMIFSGTIEQFDNYIQPNTLLLELDTPPMECDLMLPGISKVETLSERRFRLRYDGDQDTAKRVAEQCVTRGWGLIELVIEKSSLDAVFAQLSKNAARGKRK; from the coding sequence ATGGAAAATTCGATTGTAAAAGTAGAACATTTGTCTCATCGTTACAGTGTTCAGTGGGCTATCCGAGATATTGATTTTGAGATTAATCAACGGGGTATTTTGGGACTTTTGGGTTCTAATGGAGCCGGAAAGTCGACCACGATGAATATTATTTGCGGGGTGTTGAAACAGACGGAGGGAAATGTTTATATAAATGGTATTAATTTACGGGAGAATCCGGTGGAGGCGAAAAAGAACGTGGGTTTCTTGCCCCAGAAAGCTCCCTTGCATTTGGACTTCACGGTGGACGAGTACCTGACGTATTGTGCGGAATTACATATGGTTGATAAGACTCGTATCAAAGCGGCCGTGGATGAGGCGAAGGAGCGTTGTGGGATTACTCATTTCAGTAAACGGGTGTTGCGTAATCTTTCCGGTGGTTACCAGCAACGGGTGGGAATTGCTCAAGCGATCGTGCATAACCCGAAGTTTGTTGTGCTGGACGAACCGACTAACGGGTTGGACCCAAATCAAATTGTGGAAGTGCGTCATTTGATTAAGGAGATCGCAGAAGAACGTTCCGTGTTGTTGTCTACTCATATTCTTTCGGAAGTACAGGCCACGTGTCGGGAGATCAAGATGATCGAGAACGGGCAGATGATTTTTTCGGGGACAATAGAGCAGTTTGATAATTATATTCAGCCGAACACGTTGTTGCTTGAACTAGATACGCCTCCGATGGAGTGTGATTTGATGTTGCCGGGTATTTCTAAAGTGGAGACGTTGTCGGAAAGACGTTTCCGTTTACGGTATGACGGAGATCAGGATACGGCTAAGCGGGTTGCCGAGCAGTGCGTTACCCGAGGATGGGGTTTGATTGAGTTGGTTATTGAAAAGAGTTCATTGGATGCCGTGTTTGCCCAGTTGTCGAAAAATGCGGCGAGAGGGAAAAGAAAGTAG